TCGGCGTCCCATTAAGGCAAGATCACCGACAATATCCAGGATCTTGTGCCGCACAAATTCATCTGGAAAACGAAGCGGCTCTCTACTAAGAACAGAATCCCCACGAGCCACTATCGCGTTTTCCAGACTTCCTCCCTTTATCAGTCCATCCTGCATCAGCATTCTTACATCCTCATAGAAGACGAATGTGCGTGCTGGGGCGATTTCTTTCTCATATATCTCCGGAGTAATAATGGAAGAAAGAAATTGAGTAAACTGCCCCTTAGGGCCTACCTGTGTACAAGAAATCCGAAACTTATTGTCAGGTACAACAGTTAACAAAGAGCCCTCTCGGCTTTCTAGATGGATAGGCTCTAGGACCTCAAACTGAGAGAGTGCCGCCTCCTGCTCAATGATGCCTGCTGCACGAATAAGCCGCACAAAGGGTTGAGCACTACCATCCCCAATGGGGGGTTCATTAGCATCCATTTCTACAAGTGCATTGTCAACTCCCATACCGGAGAGTGCAGAAAGGATGTGCTCAACAGTATGAACCTGGACATTTCCATTAACGATGGTGGTAGCACGCTCGACAGTTTTCACATTTTCAGCCTTTGCCTCTACGATGGGTTGGTTGGGTAAGTCCTTGCGTTGAAATTTTACCCCATAGCCTGGATTGGCAGGATGAATGGTGAGGTGAACATTTTCCCCGGTGTGGAGGGAAATACCAGTTAGAGTGGCTGATTGTGCAAACGTCCGTTGTTTTTCCACGCTCAAAAGAGTGCATTTGATACAGGAACAGCTTCCTAGCAGGAAAGGTGAGATGGGTCTACGCTCAATCTAGAGGGCAGGCCAGATTTGTTTTTTTGCAGATCGCTTATCCTTCTTATGTAAGCATGTAAGATGCGAGGGTTGCTAGGCTGACAGGCCACCTGGGTGTTAGGGTATATAGCCCTTGATCCTGTATGATCATGCCAATTTTTTCCTTTAGGCAATTCCTCTCAGGAGGGGTACGCCCTAACGGGCAGATGTCACGAAGTCCTTTTGCAAAAAAGTTGGCTTCCAGTTGGGGATTGGTCACAGACGATCTCGCGCGATGGCGCCACAAGAAAACGAACTGACGTTACAGGAAGAAATATACTTATC
This DNA window, taken from Candidatus Xiphinematobacter sp., encodes the following:
- a CDS encoding bifunctional UDP-3-O-[3-hydroxymyristoyl] N-acetylglucosamine deacetylase/3-hydroxyacyl-ACP dehydratase — translated: MSVEKQRTFAQSATLTGISLHTGENVHLTIHPANPGYGVKFQRKDLPNQPIVEAKAENVKTVERATTIVNGNVQVHTVEHILSALSGMGVDNALVEMDANEPPIGDGSAQPFVRLIRAAGIIEQEAALSQFEVLEPIHLESREGSLLTVVPDNKFRISCTQVGPKGQFTQFLSSIITPEIYEKEIAPARTFVFYEDVRMLMQDGLIKGGSLENAIVARGDSVLSREPLRFPDEFVRHKILDIVGDLALMGRRLCAHVIAVRPGHGPNTELAKLLAKRYTQLLATTPVPTISRSPVLDVHEVMRTLPHRYPFLMVDRVIELRDDMTAVGVKSVTINEPYFQGHFPGHPVMPGVLQLEAMAQVASILMMRKTENSGKIGYFMSADDVKFRRPVVPGDTLFIHAKMVHATKRLGRACCKCLVNNTVVSEASLLFGLVSS